In Delphinus delphis chromosome 11, mDelDel1.2, whole genome shotgun sequence, one genomic interval encodes:
- the KIF5A gene encoding kinesin heavy chain isoform X1 has translation MAETNNECSIKVLCRFRPLNQAEILRGDKFIPIFQGDDSVVIGGKPYIFDRVFPPNTTQEQVYHACAMQIVKDVLAGYNGTIFAYGQTSSGKTHTMEGKLHDPQLMGIIPRIAQDIFNHIYSMDENLEFHIKVSYFEIYLDKIRDLLDVTKTNLSVHEDKNRVPFVKGCTERFVSSPEEILDVIDEGKSNRHVAVTNMNEHSSRSHSIFLINIKQENMETEQKLSGKLYLVDLAGSEKVSKTGAEGAVLDEAKNINKSLSALGNVISALAEGTKSYVPYRDSKMTRILQDSLGGNCRTTMFICCSPSNYNDAETKSTLMFGQRAKTIKNTASVNLELTAEQWKKKYEKEKEKTKAQKETIAKLETELSRWRSGEDVPETERLAGEDAALGAELCEETPVNDNSSIVVRIAPEERQKYEEEIRRLYKQLDDKDDEINQQSQLIEKLKQQMLDQEELLVSTRGDNEKVQQELSHLQSENDAAKDEVKEVLQALEELAMNYDQKSQEVEEKSQQNQLLVDELSQKVATMLSLESELQRLQEVSGHQRKRIAEVLNGLMKDLSEFSVIVGNGEIKLPVEISGAIEEEFTVARLYISKIKSEVKSVVKRCRQLENLQVECHRKMEVTGRELSSCQLLISQHEAKIRSLTEYMQSVELKKRHLEESYDSLSDELAKLQAQETVHEVALKDKEPDTQDSEDVKKALELQMDSHREAHHRQLARLRDEINEKQKTIDELKDLNQKLQLELEKLQADYEKLKNEEHEKSTKLQELTFLYERHEQSKQDLKGLEETVARELQTLHNLRKLFVQDVTTRVKKSAEMEPEDSGGIHSQKQKISFLENNLEQLTKVHKQVEDWVSKLVRDNADLRCELPKLEKRLRATAERVKALEGALKEAKEGAMKDKRRYQQEVDRIKEAVRYKSSSKRGHSAQIAKPVRPGHYPASSPTNAYGTRSPECISYTNSLFQNYQNLYLQAAPSSTSDMYFANSCTSSGATSSGAPLASYQKANMDNGNATDINDNRSDLPCGYEADDQAKLFPLHQETAAS, from the exons GGGAAGCCATATATCTTCGACCGTGTATTCCCTCCAAACACGACTCAGGAGCAAGTTTACCATGCGTGTGCCATGCAGATTGTCAAAG ATGTCCTTGCTGGCTACAATGGCACCATTTTTGCTTATGGACAGACATCCTCAGGGAAGACACATACTATGGAG GGAAAGCTGCACGACCCTCAGCTGATGGGAATCATTCCTCGAATTGCCCAAGACATCTTCAACCACATCTACTCCATGGATGAGAACCTTGAGTTCCACATCAAG GTTTCCTACTTTGAGATTTACCTGGACAAAATCCGCGACCTTCTGGATG TGACCAAGACAAATCTGTCTGTGCACGAGGACAAGAACCGAGTGCCGTTTGTCAAG GGTTGTACTGAGCGCTTTGTGTCCAGCCCAGAAGAAATTTTAGATGTGATTGATGAAGGGAAATCAAATCGTCATGTGGCTGTCACCA ACATGAATGAACACAGCTCTCGAAGCCATAGCATCTTCCTCATCAACATCAAGCAGGAGAACATGGAGACCGAGCAGAAGCTCAGTGGGAAGCTGTATCTAGTGGACCTGGCAGGGAGCGAGAAG GTCAGCAAGACTGGAGCAGAGGGAGCCGTGCTGGACGAGGCCAAGAATATCAACAAGTCCCTGTCAGCTCTGGGGAACGTGATCTCTGCGCTGGCTGAGGGCACA aaaAGCTACGTTCCATATCGTGACAGCAAAATGACACGGATTCTCCAGGACTCCTTGGGAGGAAACTGCCGGACAACCATGTTCATCTGCTGCTCACCGTCCAACTACAATGATGCGGAGACCAAGTCCACCCTGATGTTTGGACAGCG GGCAAAGACCATTAAGAACACTGCCTCCGTGAATCTGGAGTTGACTGCCGAGCAGTGGAAGAAGAAAtatgagaaggagaaggagaagacaaAGGCTCAGAAGGAGACGATTGCAAAGCTGGAGACAGAGCTGagccggtggcgcagtg GAGAGGACGTGCCAGAGACGGAGCGCCTGGCTGGGGAGGATGCTGCTCTGGGAGCTGAGCTCTGTGAGGAAACGCCCGTGAACGACAACTCATCCATCGTGGTGCGCATCGCGCCTGAGGAGCGGCAGAAGTATGAGGAGGAGATCCGCCGCCTCTACAAGCAGCTTGATGACAAG GATGATGAGATCAACCAGCAGAGCCAACTCATAGAGAAGCTCAAGCAGCAGATGCTGGACCAGGAAGAG CTGCTGGTGTCCACTCGAGGAGACAATGAGAAGGTCCAGCAGGAGCTGAGCCACCTGCAGTCGGAGAACGACGCCGCGAAGGACGAGGTGAAGGAGGTGCTGCAGGCACTGGAGGAGCTGGCCATGAACTACGACCAAAAGTCccaggaggtggaggagaagagCCAGCAGAACCAGCTTCTGGTGGATGAGCTGTCTCAGAAGGTG GCCACCATGCTGTCCCTGGAGTCTGAGTTGCAGCGGCTACAGGAGGTCAGTGGACACCAACGAAAACGAATTGCTGAGGTGCTGAACGGGCTGATGAAGGACCTGAGTGAGTTCAGTGTCATCGTGGGCAACGGGGAGATTAAGCTG CCGGTGGAGATCAGCGGGGCCATCGAGGAGGAGTTCACTGTGGCCCGACTCTACATCAGCAAAATCAAATCCGAAGTCAAGTCTGTGGTAAAACGGTGCCGGCAGCTGGAGAACCTCCAGGTCGAATGTCACCGCAAGATGGAAGTGACTGGGCGGGAGCTCTCATCCTGCCAGCTTCTCATCTCCCAG CATGAGGCCAAGATCCGCTCCCTGACGGAATACATGCAGAGCGTGGAGCTCAAGAAGCGGCACCTGGAAGAGTCCTATGACTCCCTGAGTGATGAGCTGGCCAAGCTCCAAGCCCAGG aAACTGTGCATGAAGTGGCCCTGAAGGATAAGGAGCCAGACACACAGGACTCAGAAGATGTGAAG AAGGCCCTGGAGCTGCAGATGGACAGCCACCGGGAGGCCCATCACCGGCAGCTGGCCCGGCTCCGGGATGAGATCAATGAGAAGCAGAAGACCATTGACGAGCTCAAAGA CCTGAATCAGAAGCTCCAGTTAGAGCTGGAGAAGCTTCAGGCTGACTATGAGAAGCTGAAGAATGAAGAACATGAGAAAAGCACCAAACTCCAGGAGCTGAC aTTTCTGTATGAGCGACACGAGCAGTCCAAGCAGGACCTCAAGGGTCTGGAGGAGACAGTT GCCCGGGAACTCCAGACCCTCCACAACCTTCGCAAGCTGTTCGTTCAAGACGTCACGACTCGAGTCAAGAAA AGTGCAGAAATGGAGCCCGAGGACAGTGGGGGGATTCACTCCCAAAAGCAGAAGATTTCCTTTCTTGAGAACAACCTGGAACAGCTTACAAAGGTTCACAAACAG GTGGAAGACTGGGTTTCAAAG CTGGTACGTGACAATGCAGATCTGCGTTGTGAGCTTCCTAAGTTGGAAAAACGACTTAGGGCTACGGCTGAGAGAGTTAAGGCCCTGGAGGGTGCACTGAAGGAGGCCAAGGAGGGCGCCATGAAGGACAAGCGTCGGTACCAGCAGGAGGTGGACCGCATCAAGGAGGCCGTTCGGTACAAGAGCTCCAGCAAACGGGGCCATTCTGCCCAGATTG CCAAACCCGTCCGGCCTGGCCACTACCCAGCATCTTCACCCACCAACGCCTATGGCACCCGGAGCCCTGAGTGCATCAGTTACACCAACAGCCTCTTCCAGAACTACCAGAATTTGTACCTGCAGGCGGCACCTAGCTCCACCTCAGACATGTA CTTTGCAAACTCCTGTACCAGCAGTGGGGCCACATCTTCTGGAGCCCCCTTGGCTTCCTACCAGAAGGCCAACATGGACAATG GAAATGCCACAGATATCAATGACAATAG GAGTGACCTGCCATGCGGCTACGAGGCTGATGACCAGGCCAAGCTGTTCCCTCTCCACCAAGAGACGGCAGCCAGCTAA
- the KIF5A gene encoding kinesin heavy chain isoform X2, giving the protein MAETNNECSIKVLCRFRPLNQAEILRGDKFIPIFQGDDSVVIGGKPYIFDRVFPPNTTQEQVYHACAMQIVKDVLAGYNGTIFAYGQTSSGKTHTMEGKLHDPQLMGIIPRIAQDIFNHIYSMDENLEFHIKVSYFEIYLDKIRDLLDVTKTNLSVHEDKNRVPFVKGCTERFVSSPEEILDVIDEGKSNRHVAVTNMNEHSSRSHSIFLINIKQENMETEQKLSGKLYLVDLAGSEKVSKTGAEGAVLDEAKNINKSLSALGNVISALAEGTKSYVPYRDSKMTRILQDSLGGNCRTTMFICCSPSNYNDAETKSTLMFGQRAKTIKNTASVNLELTAEQWKKKYEKEKEKTKAQKETIAKLETELSRWRSGEDVPETERLAGEDAALGAELCEETPVNDNSSIVVRIAPEERQKYEEEIRRLYKQLDDKDDEINQQSQLIEKLKQQMLDQEELLVSTRGDNEKVQQELSHLQSENDAAKDEVKEVLQALEELAMNYDQKSQEVEEKSQQNQLLVDELSQKVATMLSLESELQRLQEVSGHQRKRIAEVLNGLMKDLSEFSVIVGNGEIKLPVEISGAIEEEFTVARLYISKIKSEVKSVVKRCRQLENLQVECHRKMEVTGRELSSCQLLISQHEAKIRSLTEYMQSVELKKRHLEESYDSLSDELAKLQAQETVHEVALKDKEPDTQDSEDVKKALELQMDSHREAHHRQLARLRDEINEKQKTIDELKDLNQKLQLELEKLQADYEKLKNEEHEKSTKLQELTFLYERHEQSKQDLKGLEETVARELQTLHNLRKLFVQDVTTRVKKSAEMEPEDSGGIHSQKQKISFLENNLEQLTKVHKQLVRDNADLRCELPKLEKRLRATAERVKALEGALKEAKEGAMKDKRRYQQEVDRIKEAVRYKSSSKRGHSAQIAKPVRPGHYPASSPTNAYGTRSPECISYTNSLFQNYQNLYLQAAPSSTSDMYFANSCTSSGATSSGAPLASYQKANMDNGNATDINDNRSDLPCGYEADDQAKLFPLHQETAAS; this is encoded by the exons GGGAAGCCATATATCTTCGACCGTGTATTCCCTCCAAACACGACTCAGGAGCAAGTTTACCATGCGTGTGCCATGCAGATTGTCAAAG ATGTCCTTGCTGGCTACAATGGCACCATTTTTGCTTATGGACAGACATCCTCAGGGAAGACACATACTATGGAG GGAAAGCTGCACGACCCTCAGCTGATGGGAATCATTCCTCGAATTGCCCAAGACATCTTCAACCACATCTACTCCATGGATGAGAACCTTGAGTTCCACATCAAG GTTTCCTACTTTGAGATTTACCTGGACAAAATCCGCGACCTTCTGGATG TGACCAAGACAAATCTGTCTGTGCACGAGGACAAGAACCGAGTGCCGTTTGTCAAG GGTTGTACTGAGCGCTTTGTGTCCAGCCCAGAAGAAATTTTAGATGTGATTGATGAAGGGAAATCAAATCGTCATGTGGCTGTCACCA ACATGAATGAACACAGCTCTCGAAGCCATAGCATCTTCCTCATCAACATCAAGCAGGAGAACATGGAGACCGAGCAGAAGCTCAGTGGGAAGCTGTATCTAGTGGACCTGGCAGGGAGCGAGAAG GTCAGCAAGACTGGAGCAGAGGGAGCCGTGCTGGACGAGGCCAAGAATATCAACAAGTCCCTGTCAGCTCTGGGGAACGTGATCTCTGCGCTGGCTGAGGGCACA aaaAGCTACGTTCCATATCGTGACAGCAAAATGACACGGATTCTCCAGGACTCCTTGGGAGGAAACTGCCGGACAACCATGTTCATCTGCTGCTCACCGTCCAACTACAATGATGCGGAGACCAAGTCCACCCTGATGTTTGGACAGCG GGCAAAGACCATTAAGAACACTGCCTCCGTGAATCTGGAGTTGACTGCCGAGCAGTGGAAGAAGAAAtatgagaaggagaaggagaagacaaAGGCTCAGAAGGAGACGATTGCAAAGCTGGAGACAGAGCTGagccggtggcgcagtg GAGAGGACGTGCCAGAGACGGAGCGCCTGGCTGGGGAGGATGCTGCTCTGGGAGCTGAGCTCTGTGAGGAAACGCCCGTGAACGACAACTCATCCATCGTGGTGCGCATCGCGCCTGAGGAGCGGCAGAAGTATGAGGAGGAGATCCGCCGCCTCTACAAGCAGCTTGATGACAAG GATGATGAGATCAACCAGCAGAGCCAACTCATAGAGAAGCTCAAGCAGCAGATGCTGGACCAGGAAGAG CTGCTGGTGTCCACTCGAGGAGACAATGAGAAGGTCCAGCAGGAGCTGAGCCACCTGCAGTCGGAGAACGACGCCGCGAAGGACGAGGTGAAGGAGGTGCTGCAGGCACTGGAGGAGCTGGCCATGAACTACGACCAAAAGTCccaggaggtggaggagaagagCCAGCAGAACCAGCTTCTGGTGGATGAGCTGTCTCAGAAGGTG GCCACCATGCTGTCCCTGGAGTCTGAGTTGCAGCGGCTACAGGAGGTCAGTGGACACCAACGAAAACGAATTGCTGAGGTGCTGAACGGGCTGATGAAGGACCTGAGTGAGTTCAGTGTCATCGTGGGCAACGGGGAGATTAAGCTG CCGGTGGAGATCAGCGGGGCCATCGAGGAGGAGTTCACTGTGGCCCGACTCTACATCAGCAAAATCAAATCCGAAGTCAAGTCTGTGGTAAAACGGTGCCGGCAGCTGGAGAACCTCCAGGTCGAATGTCACCGCAAGATGGAAGTGACTGGGCGGGAGCTCTCATCCTGCCAGCTTCTCATCTCCCAG CATGAGGCCAAGATCCGCTCCCTGACGGAATACATGCAGAGCGTGGAGCTCAAGAAGCGGCACCTGGAAGAGTCCTATGACTCCCTGAGTGATGAGCTGGCCAAGCTCCAAGCCCAGG aAACTGTGCATGAAGTGGCCCTGAAGGATAAGGAGCCAGACACACAGGACTCAGAAGATGTGAAG AAGGCCCTGGAGCTGCAGATGGACAGCCACCGGGAGGCCCATCACCGGCAGCTGGCCCGGCTCCGGGATGAGATCAATGAGAAGCAGAAGACCATTGACGAGCTCAAAGA CCTGAATCAGAAGCTCCAGTTAGAGCTGGAGAAGCTTCAGGCTGACTATGAGAAGCTGAAGAATGAAGAACATGAGAAAAGCACCAAACTCCAGGAGCTGAC aTTTCTGTATGAGCGACACGAGCAGTCCAAGCAGGACCTCAAGGGTCTGGAGGAGACAGTT GCCCGGGAACTCCAGACCCTCCACAACCTTCGCAAGCTGTTCGTTCAAGACGTCACGACTCGAGTCAAGAAA AGTGCAGAAATGGAGCCCGAGGACAGTGGGGGGATTCACTCCCAAAAGCAGAAGATTTCCTTTCTTGAGAACAACCTGGAACAGCTTACAAAGGTTCACAAACAG CTGGTACGTGACAATGCAGATCTGCGTTGTGAGCTTCCTAAGTTGGAAAAACGACTTAGGGCTACGGCTGAGAGAGTTAAGGCCCTGGAGGGTGCACTGAAGGAGGCCAAGGAGGGCGCCATGAAGGACAAGCGTCGGTACCAGCAGGAGGTGGACCGCATCAAGGAGGCCGTTCGGTACAAGAGCTCCAGCAAACGGGGCCATTCTGCCCAGATTG CCAAACCCGTCCGGCCTGGCCACTACCCAGCATCTTCACCCACCAACGCCTATGGCACCCGGAGCCCTGAGTGCATCAGTTACACCAACAGCCTCTTCCAGAACTACCAGAATTTGTACCTGCAGGCGGCACCTAGCTCCACCTCAGACATGTA CTTTGCAAACTCCTGTACCAGCAGTGGGGCCACATCTTCTGGAGCCCCCTTGGCTTCCTACCAGAAGGCCAACATGGACAATG GAAATGCCACAGATATCAATGACAATAG GAGTGACCTGCCATGCGGCTACGAGGCTGATGACCAGGCCAAGCTGTTCCCTCTCCACCAAGAGACGGCAGCCAGCTAA
- the PIP4K2C gene encoding phosphatidylinositol 5-phosphate 4-kinase type-2 gamma translates to MASSSVPPATVPAPTAASGTGFGFASKTKKKHFVQQKVKVFRAADPLMGVFLWGVAHSINELSQVPPPVMLLPDDFKASSKIKVNNHLFRRENLPSHFKFKEYCPQVFRNLRDRFGIDDQDYLVSLTRSPPSESEGSDGRFLISYDRTLVIKEVSSEDIADMHSNLSNYHQYIVKCHGNTLLPQFLGMYRVSVDNEDSYMLVMRNMFSHRLPVHRKYDLKGSLVSREASDKEKVKELPTLKDMDFLNKNQKVYIAEEEKKVFLEKLKRDVEFLVQLKIMDYSLLLGIHDIIRGSEPEEEGPVREEESEGDGDCALTGPPALVGSYGTSPEGIGGYIHSHRPLGPGEFESFIDVYAIRSAEGAPQKEVYFMGLIDILTQYDAKKKAAHAAKTVKHGAGAEISTVHPEQYAKRFLDFITNIFA, encoded by the exons ATGGCGTCCTCCTCGGTCCCGCCGGCCACTGTACCGGCGCCGACAGCGGCTTCCGGCACAGGTTTCGGCTTCGCTTCCAAAACCAAGAAAAAGCATTTCGTGCAGCAGAAGGTGAAGGTGTTCCGGGCGGCCGACCCGCTGATGGGCGTGTTCCTGTGGGGCGTAGCCCACTCG ATCAATGAGCTCAGCCAGGTGCCTCCCCCGGTGATGCTGCTGCCAGATGACTTTAAGGCCAGCTCCAAGATCAAGGTCAACAATCACCTTTTCCGCAG GGAAAATCTGCCCAGTCATTTCAAGTTCAAGGAGTATTGTCCCCAGGTCTTCAGGAACCTGCGTGATCGATTTGGTATTGATGACCAGGATTACTTG GTGTCCCTTACCCGAAGTCCCCCGAGTGAAAGTGAAGGCAGTGATGGTCGCTTCCTTATCTCCTATGATCGGACTCTGGTCATCAAAGAAGTATCCAGTGAGGACATTGCTGACATGCATAGCAACCTCTCCAACTACCATCAG TACATTGTGAAGTGCCATGGCAACACACTGCTGCCCCAGTTCCTGGGGATGTACCGGGTTAGCGTGGACAACGAGGACAGCTACATGCTTGTGATGCGCAACATGTTTAGCCACCGTCTCCCTGTGCACAGGAAGTATGACCTCAAG GGCTCCCTAGTGTCCCGGGAAGCCAGCGATAAGGAGAAG GTTAAAGAATTGCCCACCCTTAAGGATATGGACTTTCTCAACAAGAACCAGAAAGTTTATATTGctgaagaggagaagaaagtctTTCTAGAGAAGCTAAAGAGAGATGTGGAG TTCCTAGTGCAGCTGAAGATCATGGACTACAGCCTTCTGCTGGGCATCCACGACATCATTCGCGGCTCTGAACCAGAGGAGGAGGGGCCTGTGCGGGAGGAGGAGTCAGAGGGGGATGGGGACTGTGCCCTGACCGGACCTCCTGCTCTGGTGGGCTCCTATGGCACTTCCCCTGAGGGTATCGGCGGCTACATCCATTCCCACCGGCCCCTGGGCCCTGGAGAGTTTGAATCCTTCATTGATGTCTATGCCATCCGGAGTGCTGAGG GGGCCCCTCAGAAGGAGGTGTATTTCATGGGCCTTATTGACATCCTGACACAGTATGATGCCAAGAAGAAAGCAGCTCACGCAGCCAAAACTGTCAAGCATGGG GCGGGGGCAGAGATTTCTACTGTCCATCCTGAGCAGTATGCTAAGCGATTCCTGGATTTTATTACCAACATCTTTGCCTAA